In Uranotaenia lowii strain MFRU-FL chromosome 2, ASM2978415v1, whole genome shotgun sequence, one genomic interval encodes:
- the LOC129741008 gene encoding uncharacterized protein LOC129741008: MFNPVTRTIPSYLISRLVSARFFNVKNSTNLGFPCAYTEEETRKILDTLNQDDFDQIYKYNISKPRAKRIEGWRKKFGSFISLDQVLELDGFGITVLRKFYDSIVDNPKNVQHTVSKSIQRDIKFTTPVFPINLIPKIQSCVSLYVGLDYVTWAKIRLVKNQPSELTFWNSYKIPDRKLHVNELIRNVNQMSQLIPEGDVYVIENPAVAQASAMGNAVQTNINVQKSQLIAMIMLSLSNRCTEDVELSANNVLFFKQYVSARLFGIFVGNERVSADTVVRSLMERQVGPNEEIVTKVQSRLAIPSGMKVVYEETDSAEKEFLGQSALLGISFLRLCVLKCEDSLKMFQR, translated from the exons ATGTTCAATCCAGTCACGCGTACCATTCCGTCTTACCTTATATCGCGTCTTGTATCGGCTCGCTTTTTCAACGTTAAAAATTCGACGAATCTGGGATTTCCTTGCGCCTACACCGAAGAAGAAACACGCAAGATTTTAGACACCCTCAATCAGGATGATTTCGATCAGATTTACAA ATACAACATCTCTAAACCACGAGCGAAACGTATTGAAGGATGGCGCAAAAAGTTCGGGAGTTTTATATCCCTTGATCAAGTTCTTGAGCTGGATGGGTTTGGTATAACCGTATTGCGGAAATTTTACGACTCCATAGTGGACAATCCAAAAAATGTCCAGCACACCGTATCAAAATCTATTCAGCGGGATATCAAATTCACCACACCTGTTTTTCCGATCAACTTGATTCCTAAAATACAATCATGTGTATCTCTATACGTCGGGTTAGATTATGTGACTTGGGCTAAAATCCGCCTTGTTAAGAACCAGCCATCGGAACTGACCTTTTGGAATAGTTACAAAATACCCGACCGGAAATTACATGTCAATGAACTAATTCGAAACGTGAATCAAATGAGTCAGCTCATCCCTGAGGGCGATGTCTACGTAATTGAAAATCCAGCCGTCGCGCAAGCATCGGCAATGGGTAACGCTGTACAAACCAATATAAATGTGCAGAAATCCCAGCTCATTGCCATGATCATGCTTTCGTTGTCTAATCGATGTACGGAAGATGTTGAACTTTCCGCTAATAATGTACTTTTCTTCAAACAGTACGTCTCTGCCCGGTTATTCGGAATATTTGTTGGAAACGAGAGGGTTTCCGCTGATACTGTGGTTCGTTCGCTGATGGAGCGCCAGGTGGGCCCGAACGAAGAAATCGTTACGAAAGTTCAGTCCCGTTTGGCTATTCCTTCTGGAATGAAAGTGGTGTACGAAGAAACGGATAGTGCCGAGAAGGAATTTCTCGGTCAGTCTGCGTTGCTGGGCATTTCATTTTTGAGATTGTGCGTTCTCAAGTGTGAAGACAGCTTAAAAATGTTTCAGCGATAG
- the LOC129741004 gene encoding probable peroxisomal acyl-coenzyme A oxidase 1 codes for MPSKGVNKDLQKEREKCTFNNDEFTLWWIGGEAKLKEKRFREKFFLSEPEFFDKIPLHFASHKEVYEESVRKATVIFRKVKQMQAQGKDGVDNYMALLGGLLGSGIIKEGNPLGVHFVMFLPALMGHGTPEQQAEWIGRAWNCEIIGTYAQTELGHGTFIRGLETVASYDEKTQEFVLNSPTLSSYKWWPGGLGHTANYCVVIAQLYSKGQCHGIHPFIVQLRDEETHMPLPGITIGEIGNKLGMNGVNNGFLGFKNVRIPRTNMLMKNAKLLEDGTFVKPPSSVLTYGTMMFVRVVIVRDMANYLSKAVTIATRYSCVRRQSVINPDQPEVQVIDHLTQQYKLFPAIAKSIVFKLTSDNLWEMYNQVTSELDKGDLERLPELHAIACCLKAVSTADAAQAIETCRLACGGHGYMTCSNLFGTYGMVTAACTYEGENTVLLLQTARYLLKAWSQAQSGQPLVPTVQYLKSFISNKNQRQTWNDSVPGIIKGLQTVAAGKLRLANEHIEQRKRAGHTHEEAVNLTSIELARTADAHCRAFLVQSSYEMIEKFAANMSPELVRVLRDIYELYAYDEAIKMVGDLLRFTTITESDITRLQQKLEDSLVAIRPNAVGIVDSFDIPDMVLGSALGAFDGNVYERLFEEAKKSPLNQEPVNKSFHLYLKPFMKSNL; via the exons ATGCCAAGTAAAGGCGTCAATAAGGACCTCCAGAAGGAACGGGAGAAATGTACATTCAACAATGATGAATTCACCTTATGGTGGATCGGTGGCGAGGCCAAACTCAAAGAGAAACGTTTTCGAG AAAAATTCTTTTTGAGCGAACCGGAATTTTTTGACAAGATACCGTTACACTTTGCGTCCCATAAGGAAGTTTACGAGGAGTCTGTTCGCAAGGCTACGGTCATTTTCCGCAAGGTCAAGCAAATGCAGGCCCAGGGAAAGGATGGCGTTGATAACTATAT GGCTCTTTTGGGAGGCCTGCTCGGCTCTGGAATTATAAAGGAGGGAAATCCTTTGGGGGTTCATTTCGTGATGTTTCTTCCTGCGCTGATGGGTCATGGAACACCCGAACAGCAGGCAGAATGGATTGGACGAGCATGGAACTGTGAGATAATCGGAACGTACGCACAGACAGAGCTGGGTCATGGAACGTTTATCCGGGGATTGGAAACCGTAGCATCTTACGATGAGAAAACACAAGAGTTTGTACTTAATAGTCCCACTTTGAGTTCGTACAAATGGTGGCCAGGAGGAT TGGGTCATACAGCGAACTATTGTGTCGTTATTGCACAGTTATACTCCAAAGGACAATGCCATGGGATCCATCCATTTATTGTGCAACTTCGCGACGAAGAGACGCATATGCCCTTACCGGGAATTACTATCGGAGAGATTGGTAATAAATTGGGTATGAATGGAGTCAATAATGGCTTTCTGGGATTTAAAAATGTTCGTATACCTCGCACGAACATGTTGATGAAGAATGCGAAACTACTCGAAGACGGTACCTTCGTGAAGCCACCATCATCAGTTCTCACGTATGGAACTATGATGTTTGTACGGGTTGTTATTGTTCGTGATATGGCTAACTACCTTTCCAAGGCAGTGACAATTGCCACCCGTTATTCCTGTGTACGAAGGCAAAGTGTTATCAATCCCGA CCAACCCGAAGTGCAAGTCATCGATCATCTAACCCAGCAATACAAGCTGTTCCCGGCGATTGCCAAAAGCATAGTGTTTAAGCTCACCTCGGACAACTTGTGGGAAATGTATAACCAGGTGACGTCCGAGTTAGATAAGGGAGATTTGGAGCGTCTACCGGAATTGCACGCTATCGCATGCTGTCTGAAGGCAGTTTCGACAGCTGATGCTGCACAGGCAATAGAAACTTGCCGCCTAGCATGTGGCGGACATGGATATATGACTTGTTCCAATCTATTCGGAACCTATGGAATGGTAACGGCCGCGTGCACTTATGAAGGAGAAAATACGGTATTGCTACTTCAAACGGCACG atACCTTCTAAAAGCATGGTCACAGGCACAGTCCGGGCAACCACTCGTTCCAACCGTCCAGTATCTGAAGAGCTTCATCAGCAATAAAAATCAACGTCAAACATGGAACGATTCTGTCCCTGGAATAATAAAGGGGCTTCAAACTGTTGCAGCTGG CAAACTGCGCTTGGCCAATGAACACATTGAGCAACGGAAACGAGCAGGTCACACGCATGAGGAAGCTGTTAATCTTACATCGATTGAACTGGCTCGTACTGCAGATGCTCATTGCCGCGCTTTTCTGGTGCAGTCAAGCTatgaaatgattgaaaagtttGCAGCCAACATGTCCCCTGAGCTGGTTCGAGTCCTGCGTGACATTTACGAACTATATGCGTACGATGAAGCTATCAAGATGGTTGGCGACTTGTTGCGG TTTACTACAATTACCGAGAGTGACATCACTCGTCTTCAGCAAAAATTAGAAGACTCATTGGTGGCGATTCGACCGAATGCTGTTGGTATTGTCGATTCATTCGATATTCCCGACATGGTTCTAGGATCTGCTTTGGGAGCATTCGATGGAAATGTCTACGAAAGATTGTTTGAGGAAGCCAAAAAGAGTCCTCTCAATcag gaACCGGTGAACAAATCATTCCATTTATATTTGAAGCCATTCATGAAATCAAACTTATAA